Proteins encoded in a region of the Enterococcus gilvus ATCC BAA-350 genome:
- a CDS encoding HD domain-containing protein, translated as MQNKIEKIRQYAKEKLGKDRSGHDFYHVERVAKIAQELAEQEGIADKMIIEAASYLHDVIDDKVAEDVEKEREDLEKFLKDLDLTSLEINEIVDIIENISFSKELEHGKAKLTFAGKIVQDADRIDALGAIGILRTAYYGGHTQSPLYDPNIQPQNFQSKKEYRKNSTVINHFYEKLFKLPATMNTAAGKAEADRRVVFMKDFLKTFYEEWGLS; from the coding sequence ATGCAGAATAAAATAGAAAAAATTCGCCAGTATGCAAAAGAAAAATTGGGTAAAGATCGTAGTGGTCATGATTTTTATCATGTTGAACGTGTAGCAAAGATTGCCCAAGAATTAGCGGAGCAAGAAGGAATAGCAGATAAAATGATTATTGAAGCTGCGAGTTATCTACACGATGTTATTGATGATAAAGTCGCAGAGGATGTTGAAAAAGAAAGAGAAGATCTTGAAAAGTTTTTAAAAGATCTTGATTTAACCTCACTAGAAATCAATGAGATAGTTGATATTATAGAAAACATTTCCTTCTCAAAGGAATTAGAACATGGAAAAGCAAAGCTAACTTTTGCAGGAAAAATCGTACAAGACGCGGATCGGATTGATGCTTTAGGTGCAATCGGGATTTTGCGCACCGCTTATTATGGTGGTCATACACAAAGTCCGCTATACGATCCCAATATTCAACCCCAAAATTTTCAAAGCAAAAAAGAATATCGAAAAAACAGTACAGTCATTAATCATTTTTATGAAAAACTTTTTAAACTCCCAGCTACAATGAATACTGCGGCTGGAAAAGCAGAAGCAGATCGTCGGGTAGTTTTCATGAAAGATTTTTTAAAAACTTTTTACGAAGAGTGGGGTCTATCATAA